From the Chitinophaga lutea genome, one window contains:
- a CDS encoding glycoside hydrolase family 28 protein yields the protein MKRFFLCMLTALSLRVAAADVNITAHGAVGDGQTLNTASIQKAIDACHGSGGGKVIFPKGTFLSGTVAMKDNVTLHFEKGSVLLGSTDVNDYKNLDPFTDGLGIDVGWALLVAVDAKNIGIEGRGEIDGQGSKLKAAHILTDTRSESLRWGRRPFLVRIVRCEGVKVNGITLKFASAWTSHYFQCKNVDIENVKIISHGVAHNDGIDIDGCQEVRIKNCDIESGDDALCFKTTSSKMACKNIVVTGMRLKSGHGAIKMGTESMAPFENIKISDCYIYDTNNGGIKLLTVDGAHLRNVDISNITMVNVKTPMLFRLGSRLSVFRKGKDTQQPTGTMENVTVRNVKAQASANAQLKPPSGILITGVPGHYITGLTLENIEIDLAGGGDATHARQVVPEAIDKYPEVKTFGPLVPAYGIWARHVKNLQLRNITFKLAANDLRPAFVCEDGRNVSLSNWNIPATDGAEAVIRLENVSKAVISGVKADGKFQSFVQAEGAESKDVKLQKNKAPGAVQAYVKK from the coding sequence ATGAAACGATTTTTCCTTTGCATGCTCACGGCTTTGTCGCTGCGCGTTGCGGCGGCCGATGTGAACATTACGGCGCACGGCGCGGTAGGCGACGGCCAAACGCTCAACACCGCATCCATTCAAAAAGCGATAGACGCCTGCCACGGCAGCGGCGGCGGGAAGGTGATTTTTCCGAAAGGCACTTTCCTCTCCGGCACCGTTGCGATGAAAGATAATGTGACGCTTCACTTCGAGAAAGGCTCCGTACTGCTGGGCAGTACCGACGTGAATGATTATAAAAACCTGGATCCGTTTACAGACGGCCTCGGCATCGACGTGGGCTGGGCCCTGCTGGTAGCGGTAGACGCCAAAAACATCGGCATCGAAGGCAGGGGGGAGATCGACGGACAGGGCTCCAAACTGAAGGCCGCCCACATTCTGACGGACACGCGCTCCGAATCGCTGCGCTGGGGCCGCCGCCCCTTCCTCGTGCGCATCGTGCGCTGCGAGGGCGTTAAGGTGAACGGCATCACCTTGAAGTTTGCATCCGCCTGGACGTCGCATTACTTCCAGTGTAAAAACGTCGACATCGAAAATGTAAAAATCATCAGCCACGGTGTAGCCCATAACGACGGCATCGACATCGACGGTTGCCAGGAAGTGCGCATCAAAAACTGCGACATCGAAAGCGGTGACGACGCGCTCTGTTTTAAAACCACTTCCAGCAAGATGGCCTGCAAAAATATCGTGGTGACCGGTATGCGCCTGAAAAGCGGGCACGGCGCGATCAAAATGGGCACCGAATCGATGGCGCCGTTTGAAAACATCAAAATCTCCGACTGTTACATCTACGATACGAACAACGGCGGCATCAAACTGCTGACGGTGGACGGGGCGCATCTCCGCAACGTGGACATCTCCAACATCACGATGGTGAATGTAAAAACGCCCATGCTGTTCCGCCTCGGCTCCCGCCTGAGCGTATTCCGGAAAGGGAAAGACACACAGCAACCAACCGGTACGATGGAAAACGTGACGGTGCGCAATGTGAAGGCGCAGGCTTCCGCCAATGCGCAGCTGAAACCTCCCAGCGGAATATTGATCACCGGCGTACCGGGGCATTACATCACCGGCCTCACCCTCGAAAACATAGAGATCGACCTGGCCGGCGGCGGCGATGCCACGCATGCGCGGCAGGTGGTGCCGGAGGCGATCGACAAATACCCTGAGGTAAAAACCTTCGGCCCGCTGGTGCCGGCATACGGCATCTGGGCGCGGCATGTGAAAAACCTGCAACTGCGCAACATTACGTTCAAACTCGCGGCCAACGACCTACGCCCTGCGTTTGTGTGCGAAGACGGGCGGAACGTTTCCCTCAGCAACTGGAACATTCCCGCCACCGACGGCGCGGAAGCGGTGATCAGGCTGGAGAATGTGAGCAAAGCGGTGATCAGCGGCGTGAAGGCGGACGGTAAATTCCAATCGTTCGTGCAGGCGGAAGGCGCGGAGAGCAAAGATGTGAAGCTGCAAAAGAACAAGGCGCCCGGCGCCGTACAGGCATACGTGAAAAAATAG
- a CDS encoding RDD family protein: MNENPIDVLDGFEPETDYQYASMGARFANYLIDFAGFCVLHALFVLAYFWYSGQPFVMPYPYLWLVVLLPTGWTAWFYFCGYCAMLEGLTSGRSLGKLVTGTVALKEDGTGITFKEALLRGLCRAIPFEPLSALGGSLWHDKFTRTVVAKK, encoded by the coding sequence ATGAATGAAAATCCCATCGACGTTCTGGATGGATTCGAACCGGAAACCGATTATCAATACGCCTCCATGGGGGCAAGGTTTGCCAATTACCTGATCGACTTCGCCGGTTTCTGCGTGCTGCACGCCCTGTTTGTACTGGCTTATTTTTGGTATAGCGGGCAACCCTTTGTGATGCCATATCCTTATTTGTGGCTTGTAGTGCTGCTGCCTACCGGCTGGACCGCCTGGTTCTATTTCTGCGGTTATTGCGCCATGCTGGAGGGCCTCACCAGCGGACGGTCATTGGGAAAGCTGGTGACGGGAACGGTTGCGTTAAAAGAAGACGGTACCGGCATCACCTTTAAAGAAGCCTTGCTGCGCGGCCTTTGCCGGGCAATTCCCTTTGAGCCCCTGAGTGCGCTGGGCGGGTCGCTTTGGCATGATAAATTCACCAGAACGGTGGTGGCAAAAAAATAA
- a CDS encoding RNA polymerase sigma-70 factor: protein MRSGKTSVNTLWQKVWQENDQRAFEELFHGCYQRLVRFAEEYVNSHESAEEIVSDIFMKLWAGRDTYQDVLHIEKYLFTAVRNQSLNYLRKFSGYRVVATEEAGQLNIVSSHDPYKASEWKELLARLDAAVEMLPPRRRKIFRLIREEGFKPKEVAEIMNLSHRTVETQLFNAVKTLHAELQPYLTARRKSAPAGGVDAALVLTLLLSAQG from the coding sequence ATGAGATCCGGTAAAACCAGCGTGAACACTTTATGGCAAAAAGTATGGCAGGAGAACGATCAGCGGGCGTTTGAAGAGTTGTTTCATGGCTGCTACCAGCGGCTGGTGCGGTTTGCGGAGGAATATGTCAACAGCCACGAATCGGCCGAAGAAATCGTATCGGACATTTTTATGAAGCTGTGGGCCGGCCGGGATACTTACCAGGATGTACTGCATATCGAAAAATACCTGTTCACGGCCGTTCGCAACCAGTCGCTGAACTATCTCCGCAAGTTTTCCGGGTACAGGGTAGTGGCCACGGAAGAAGCGGGCCAGCTGAATATCGTATCCAGCCACGATCCGTACAAAGCTTCGGAGTGGAAGGAGCTTCTCGCCCGCCTCGACGCCGCCGTGGAAATGCTGCCGCCGCGCCGCCGCAAAATATTCCGACTCATTCGCGAAGAAGGGTTCAAACCCAAAGAGGTGGCCGAAATCATGAATCTTTCCCACCGCACCGTAGAAACCCAGTTGTTCAATGCGGTCAAAACACTGCACGCAGAATTACAACCTTACCTGACGGCCCGCCGCAAATCGGCACCGGCCGGGGGAGTGGACGCGGCGCTGGTATTGACGTTGCTGCTCTCCGCGCAGGGCTAA
- a CDS encoding FecR family protein, whose product METDKERYLWLASRMLSGEINPEEQRELDALIRAHPELRKENELLQAYWDHNREQNDRNGTQAAFERLTAQMQATDPQLWPERPSPPATRWYMLLARMAAAIFFLVGTYYLLDRAGVLPGKEDGIRAEYNIRGTRSHIKLADGTSVWLNADSELKYPLRFKGGTREVHLKGEAFFDVAPDASKPFIVHTETMHINVLGTSFNVKAYPGDHVSEATLISGVVEVQLKNQADKRIRLKPAEKLVVPNGKDSLPEPAAGQPIISKATYFSKEDSAIIETAWIDNKLIFHDESFTSLATRMERWYNVTIRFENAAIGHLRFSGMFRNESVMQALEALQLTEKFHYRQADDAIVIY is encoded by the coding sequence ATGGAAACGGACAAAGAAAGGTATTTATGGCTGGCGTCGAGGATGCTCTCCGGTGAAATAAACCCGGAAGAACAGCGGGAGCTGGATGCGCTCATCCGTGCCCACCCGGAACTGCGCAAGGAAAACGAGCTGTTGCAGGCCTACTGGGACCATAACAGGGAGCAGAACGACCGCAACGGCACGCAGGCAGCATTCGAACGGCTCACGGCGCAGATGCAGGCAACGGATCCGCAACTCTGGCCGGAGCGGCCATCGCCTCCCGCCACCCGTTGGTACATGCTGCTGGCGCGCATGGCCGCGGCGATATTTTTTTTGGTGGGCACCTATTACCTGCTCGACAGGGCCGGTGTGCTCCCGGGTAAGGAAGACGGCATCCGCGCGGAATACAATATCCGCGGCACCCGCTCCCATATCAAACTGGCAGACGGCACCTCGGTGTGGCTGAACGCGGACAGCGAACTGAAATACCCCCTGCGCTTCAAAGGCGGCACCCGTGAAGTTCACCTGAAAGGAGAAGCCTTTTTCGACGTAGCGCCCGACGCTTCGAAACCATTTATCGTACATACGGAAACCATGCATATTAACGTGCTGGGCACCAGCTTTAACGTCAAAGCTTATCCCGGCGACCATGTGAGCGAAGCCACCCTCATCAGCGGGGTGGTGGAAGTACAGCTGAAAAATCAGGCGGATAAACGGATCCGCCTGAAACCGGCGGAAAAACTGGTAGTGCCTAACGGCAAAGATTCCCTGCCCGAGCCCGCCGCCGGCCAGCCCATCATCAGCAAAGCCACGTATTTTTCAAAAGAAGACAGCGCGATCATCGAAACAGCCTGGATAGATAACAAACTCATATTCCACGACGAATCATTCACCAGCCTGGCCACCCGTATGGAACGCTGGTACAATGTCACTATCCGCTTCGAGAATGCGGCCATCGGACATTTGCGCTTTTCCGGGATGTTCAGGAACGAATCGGTGATGCAGGCGCTGGAAGCGCTGCAGCTCACGGAAAAATTTCATTACAGGCAGGCAGACGATGCTATCGTGATTTATTAA
- a CDS encoding TonB-dependent receptor — protein MKLTFFLLLLSFLHVSAAVRSQDKVSLDLQSADLRKVLLMIEAQTKYHFIFSERKVRIDKKIDLSVKDESVFKVLETVLPMANLEYRLLEGNLIAITAKEEKEVTVRKDVRGTVTDTTGSPLPGVTIAVKEAPSIGTTTDLSGKYVLDLPANATTLIYSMIGYDKQEIPVNGRDVINVQLAVASNQLEETVIVGFGKQKKKEVVGAVTTINPKELKVPSSNLTTALAGRLAGVIAYQRSGEPGADNADFFIRGVTTFGYKKDPLILIDGIEVSTTELSRMQVDDIASFSILKDATSTALYGARGANGVILITTKEGVEGKARVSVRLENSMSAPTKNVELADPVTYMRLGNEAVLTRDPLGVLPYPESKIDNTVAGTNPYAYPATDWRRELFKDYTMNQRVNFNVSGGGKVARYYLAATMNQDNGMLKVDKRNNFNNNIKLKTYSMRSNVNINLTKTTEVGIRLSGTFDDYNGPVSSGTEMYKKVIQSNPVLFPAYYPVDDEHAYVKHIMFGNYGDGNYINPYAEMVKGYKEYNRSVVLAQFELKQNLSFITEGLNLHALFNTTRKSYYDINRFYNPFWYQLGSYDKYTDQYTLSMLNPNSGTEYLNYGEGPKEVNSTTYIQATANYSRTFNDRHNVSAMVVFLMNNQVNANAGSLQLSLPHRNIGVSGRLTYAYDNRYFLEYDFGYNGTERFYADKRFGFFPSVGGAWLVSNEPWFKPLQDVVTTLKLRGTYGLVGNDAIGDPKTRFLYLADVNMKDPVRGIAFGTDYAYYRDGIFIHRYGNNDITWETAAKTNWGVELSLFNKINILLDIYKERRKNILMKRAYIPVTMGLLSNADIQANLGEATGKGFDLSVDYNHSFNRNWWIQARGNFTYATSSFDVYEEPDYTEKYLSRVGYPLSKQWGFIAERLFADDAEVANSPLQSFGEYRAGDIKYRDVNGDGQITNRDKVPIGYPTTPEIVYGFGFSIGYKNFDLSAFFQGLARESFWIDADSTAPFVNNRALMGAYADSHWSEDNRNLYATWPRLSTRPISNNSQTSTWFMRNGAFIRLKTLELGYTLPAALTRRIKVEKTRFYLSGVNLLLLSRFKLWDVEMGGNGLGYPVQRVINMGAQLSF, from the coding sequence ATGAAACTAACCTTTTTCTTACTGCTCCTGTCTTTTCTGCATGTATCAGCGGCGGTCCGGTCGCAGGATAAGGTGTCGCTCGACCTGCAGTCCGCCGACCTGCGGAAGGTGCTGCTGATGATCGAAGCGCAAACGAAATACCACTTTATCTTCAGCGAACGGAAAGTGCGCATCGATAAAAAAATAGACCTCTCCGTAAAAGACGAGTCGGTGTTCAAAGTGCTGGAAACCGTGCTGCCGATGGCCAACCTGGAATACCGGCTGCTGGAAGGCAACCTCATCGCCATCACCGCCAAAGAAGAAAAGGAGGTGACGGTCAGGAAAGACGTGCGCGGTACGGTTACCGATACCACGGGCTCACCGCTGCCGGGCGTCACCATCGCCGTGAAGGAAGCGCCGAGCATAGGCACCACTACCGATCTCAGCGGCAAGTACGTGCTCGACCTACCGGCCAACGCCACCACCCTCATCTACAGCATGATCGGGTACGATAAACAGGAAATACCGGTGAACGGCCGCGACGTGATCAACGTGCAGCTGGCCGTGGCCTCCAACCAGCTGGAAGAAACGGTGATCGTGGGCTTCGGCAAACAGAAGAAAAAAGAAGTGGTGGGCGCGGTGACCACCATCAACCCCAAAGAACTGAAAGTTCCTTCCAGCAACCTGACCACGGCACTGGCGGGCAGGCTGGCGGGCGTAATCGCCTATCAGCGGAGCGGTGAGCCGGGCGCGGATAATGCGGACTTCTTCATCCGCGGCGTCACCACTTTCGGATACAAAAAAGATCCCCTCATCCTCATCGACGGCATCGAAGTGAGCACCACGGAACTGTCGCGCATGCAGGTAGACGATATCGCAAGTTTCTCCATCCTCAAGGACGCAACCTCCACCGCGCTGTACGGCGCGCGCGGCGCCAACGGCGTGATCCTCATCACCACCAAGGAAGGGGTGGAAGGCAAAGCCCGCGTGTCGGTCCGCCTGGAAAATTCCATGTCGGCCCCCACCAAAAACGTGGAACTCGCCGACCCGGTGACGTATATGCGGCTGGGCAACGAAGCGGTGCTCACGCGCGACCCGCTGGGCGTGCTGCCTTACCCCGAATCGAAAATCGACAACACCGTCGCCGGCACCAATCCGTACGCCTATCCGGCTACCGACTGGCGCAGAGAGCTGTTCAAGGACTATACGATGAACCAGCGCGTGAACTTCAACGTGAGCGGCGGCGGCAAGGTGGCGCGGTATTACCTGGCGGCCACCATGAACCAGGATAACGGGATGCTGAAAGTGGACAAGCGCAACAACTTCAACAACAACATCAAGCTCAAGACCTACTCCATGCGCTCCAACGTCAACATCAACCTGACGAAAACCACGGAAGTAGGCATCCGCCTGTCGGGCACCTTCGATGATTACAACGGCCCGGTGAGCAGCGGCACGGAGATGTATAAAAAAGTGATACAGTCCAACCCCGTGCTGTTTCCCGCCTATTACCCGGTGGATGACGAACACGCTTATGTCAAACACATCATGTTCGGCAACTACGGCGACGGCAACTACATCAACCCTTACGCCGAAATGGTGAAAGGATACAAGGAATACAACCGTTCCGTGGTGCTGGCGCAGTTCGAACTGAAGCAGAACCTTTCCTTCATCACCGAAGGCCTCAACCTGCATGCACTGTTCAACACCACCCGGAAATCCTATTACGACATCAACCGTTTTTACAATCCTTTCTGGTACCAGCTGGGGAGCTACGACAAGTATACCGATCAGTATACCCTCAGCATGCTGAACCCCAATTCAGGCACGGAATACCTGAACTATGGGGAAGGGCCGAAGGAGGTGAATTCCACCACGTATATCCAGGCCACGGCCAACTACAGCCGCACGTTCAACGACCGGCACAATGTGAGCGCCATGGTGGTGTTCCTGATGAACAACCAGGTGAACGCCAACGCCGGCTCTTTGCAGCTCTCGCTGCCGCATCGCAACATCGGTGTATCGGGCAGGTTGACCTACGCATACGACAACCGGTATTTCCTCGAATATGACTTCGGGTACAACGGTACGGAAAGGTTCTACGCGGACAAACGATTCGGTTTCTTCCCGTCGGTAGGCGGCGCCTGGCTCGTATCCAACGAGCCCTGGTTCAAACCGCTCCAGGATGTGGTGACCACCCTGAAGCTCCGCGGTACATACGGCCTGGTGGGCAACGATGCGATCGGCGACCCGAAAACGCGTTTCCTTTACCTGGCTGATGTGAACATGAAAGACCCTGTTCGTGGAATTGCCTTCGGCACCGATTATGCGTACTATCGCGACGGCATCTTCATCCATCGCTACGGCAATAACGACATCACCTGGGAAACCGCCGCGAAAACCAACTGGGGCGTGGAGCTCAGCCTGTTCAATAAGATCAATATCCTGCTCGATATCTACAAGGAAAGGCGAAAGAACATCCTGATGAAACGCGCTTACATCCCCGTTACCATGGGGCTGCTGAGCAATGCTGACATCCAGGCCAACCTCGGTGAGGCGACGGGGAAGGGTTTCGACCTGTCGGTCGACTACAACCACAGCTTCAACCGCAACTGGTGGATACAGGCGCGCGGCAACTTCACCTATGCCACGAGCTCGTTTGACGTGTACGAGGAGCCGGACTACACCGAAAAATACCTCTCGCGCGTAGGTTACCCGCTGAGCAAGCAGTGGGGCTTCATCGCCGAGCGTTTGTTCGCGGATGATGCGGAAGTGGCCAATTCGCCGCTGCAATCGTTCGGGGAATACCGTGCCGGCGACATCAAATACCGCGATGTGAACGGCGACGGGCAGATCACCAACCGCGACAAAGTGCCCATCGGTTACCCCACTACGCCGGAAATCGTTTACGGCTTCGGGTTCTCCATCGGGTATAAGAATTTCGACCTCTCCGCTTTCTTCCAGGGCCTGGCCCGGGAATCGTTCTGGATCGATGCAGACTCCACCGCGCCGTTCGTGAACAACAGGGCGTTGATGGGAGCGTATGCAGACAGCCACTGGTCTGAAGACAACCGGAACCTCTACGCCACCTGGCCGCGTCTCAGCACCCGGCCCATCAGCAACAACTCGCAGACCAGCACCTGGTTCATGCGCAACGGCGCCTTTATCCGCCTGAAAACGCTGGAGCTGGGTTACACGCTGCCAGCAGCGCTCACCCGCCGGATCAAAGTGGAAAAAACGCGCTTTTACCTCAGCGGCGTCAACCTGCTGCTGCTGAGCCGGTTCAAGTTGTGGGACGTGGAAATGGGAGGCAACGGATTGGGATATCCCGTACAGCGGGTGATTAACATGGGCGCACAATTGTCGTTCTGA
- a CDS encoding RagB/SusD family nutrient uptake outer membrane protein has protein sequence MKHIKIWLAALLGPFLFSCHYLDIVPDNIATIDNVFRMRNTAEQYLFTIYSYQPKYTDAYNYPTFLGGDELWANEFTVNLVKPAWQIAKGFQNVVEPYSNYWGGANGGRGMFVAIRDCNTFLDNIGKVPDMDDYEKVRWAAEAKFLKAFYHFYLFRMYGPIPLIRKNLPITSTTAEVKVKQEPVDTCVAYIAQLLDEAAADLPDRITAEATEMGRVTKSVALAVKAQLLVTAASPLFNGNGDYATYTGKGGVKLFNSTYEPAKWTVAAEACKAAIEEAERGGHRLYYFNPAFLPFPASPETITEMSIRNAVCEKWNPEVIWTSTGNRATTLQLESLPRLYSSDKQSTTLASFGVPLKVVEQYYTRNGVPISEDKTWNYNARYATRTATTADALRLKPNYVTANLNFNRETRYYAGLGFDGSRWFGQGRFNDADNVYVEAKLGQIANNHAWAFSITGYWPKKLVNPQTVSSATEITVQNYPWPLMRLADLYLLYAEALNESQGPGVETFKWIDLVRARAGLKGVAESWAQFSINAGAPNTKEGLRKIIHQERLIELAFEGSRFWDLRRWKEAERVMNEPITGWNYFGKTADAYYQVKYLYTQTFRKRDYLWPVKEEDLIENNQLVQSPGW, from the coding sequence ATGAAACATATCAAAATATGGCTGGCAGCGTTACTGGGACCGTTCCTGTTTTCCTGCCATTACCTCGATATCGTGCCGGACAACATCGCCACCATCGATAATGTTTTCCGCATGCGCAATACCGCCGAACAATACCTGTTCACGATTTACAGCTATCAGCCGAAATATACCGATGCCTACAACTATCCCACTTTTCTGGGCGGGGATGAATTGTGGGCGAATGAATTTACCGTGAACCTGGTGAAGCCCGCCTGGCAGATCGCCAAAGGTTTCCAGAATGTGGTGGAGCCGTACTCCAATTACTGGGGCGGCGCCAACGGCGGCCGCGGCATGTTCGTCGCCATCCGCGACTGCAATACTTTCCTCGACAACATCGGGAAGGTGCCGGATATGGACGATTATGAAAAAGTGCGCTGGGCGGCTGAAGCCAAATTCCTGAAGGCGTTTTATCATTTTTACCTGTTCAGGATGTACGGCCCCATTCCCCTTATCCGCAAAAACCTCCCCATTACCAGCACCACTGCGGAAGTGAAAGTGAAACAGGAGCCCGTGGATACCTGCGTGGCGTATATCGCCCAGCTGCTGGACGAAGCGGCGGCCGACCTGCCGGACCGTATCACGGCCGAAGCGACGGAGATGGGCCGCGTGACGAAGTCCGTTGCCCTGGCCGTGAAGGCGCAGCTGCTGGTAACCGCCGCCAGCCCGCTGTTCAACGGCAACGGCGATTATGCTACCTATACCGGCAAAGGCGGCGTCAAACTGTTCAACAGCACGTACGAGCCCGCCAAATGGACGGTGGCGGCGGAAGCCTGCAAGGCCGCTATTGAAGAAGCGGAGAGAGGCGGGCACCGGCTGTACTATTTTAATCCTGCTTTTTTACCTTTCCCCGCTTCGCCCGAAACCATCACGGAAATGAGCATACGCAATGCCGTGTGCGAGAAGTGGAATCCCGAAGTGATCTGGACCAGTACCGGCAACCGCGCCACCACGCTGCAGCTGGAGAGTTTGCCCCGCCTGTATTCCAGCGACAAACAAAGCACCACGCTGGCCTCTTTCGGGGTGCCGCTGAAAGTGGTGGAACAATATTATACCCGTAACGGCGTACCGATTTCGGAAGACAAAACCTGGAACTACAACGCCCGTTACGCCACGCGCACCGCCACCACGGCAGATGCGCTCCGGCTGAAACCGAACTATGTAACGGCCAACCTCAACTTCAACCGCGAGACCCGTTATTACGCCGGTTTGGGTTTCGACGGCAGCCGCTGGTTCGGGCAGGGCCGTTTTAACGATGCCGATAACGTGTACGTGGAAGCGAAGCTCGGGCAGATCGCCAACAACCACGCCTGGGCCTTTTCCATCACCGGTTACTGGCCGAAGAAACTCGTGAACCCGCAGACGGTGTCGTCCGCTACGGAGATCACCGTGCAGAATTATCCCTGGCCGCTGATGCGCCTGGCCGACCTGTACCTGCTGTACGCCGAAGCGCTCAACGAATCGCAGGGGCCCGGCGTGGAAACGTTCAAATGGATCGACCTGGTGAGGGCGCGTGCGGGGCTGAAAGGCGTAGCCGAATCCTGGGCGCAGTTTTCCATCAACGCCGGCGCGCCGAATACGAAAGAAGGCCTGCGCAAGATCATTCACCAGGAACGCCTGATAGAGCTGGCTTTCGAAGGCTCCCGCTTCTGGGACCTCCGCCGCTGGAAAGAAGCGGAACGTGTGATGAACGAGCCGATCACCGGCTGGAACTACTTCGGTAAAACCGCGGATGCTTATTACCAGGTGAAATACCTCTACACGCAGACTTTCCGGAAACGCGATTACCTGTGGCCGGTGAAGGAAGAAGACCTGATTGAAAACAACCAGCTGGTACAGAGCCCGGGCTGGTGA